The following are from one region of the Paenibacillus sabinae T27 genome:
- a CDS encoding sugar ABC transporter permease yields the protein MGGVKPKKIVSITSVYSFLIIVGVISIYPAIWVIMSSLRVGGSLFSESLIPRQATFIHYKELFAKYDFGLWYLNSLKISVISTIFMTILILLTGYIFSTFRFGGRKTLMSTLLVLGLFPSFMSMIAVYILLNMMNLLDTHLAVIIVYVAGSPVFFLFAKSYFDTIPKGLVEAARIDGANHLGVFFRIVAPLSTPMIVYMALLSFTGTFTDFIFARLVLSSTETKTLAVGLYDMITTNFSNDFTVFAAGCVLIAIPITLLFMIMQRFLVDGLTAGGEKG from the coding sequence ATGGGTGGTGTAAAACCGAAAAAAATCGTCAGCATCACATCTGTTTATTCCTTTCTGATCATCGTTGGCGTCATCTCCATCTATCCCGCCATATGGGTCATCATGTCCTCATTGCGCGTCGGAGGCTCGCTATTCAGTGAGTCGCTTATTCCACGGCAGGCAACTTTTATTCACTACAAGGAACTGTTTGCCAAATATGATTTCGGGCTCTGGTATTTGAATTCGCTCAAAATTTCAGTAATCAGCACGATTTTTATGACGATTCTGATTTTGCTGACCGGATATATATTCTCCACCTTCCGTTTTGGCGGCCGTAAAACCTTGATGAGCACCTTGCTGGTTCTCGGGCTGTTTCCCTCTTTTATGAGCATGATCGCCGTTTACATTTTGCTGAACATGATGAACCTGCTGGACACGCATCTGGCTGTCATCATCGTCTATGTAGCAGGCTCGCCGGTGTTCTTCCTGTTTGCCAAAAGCTACTTCGATACGATTCCTAAAGGGCTGGTTGAAGCTGCCCGGATCGACGGAGCGAATCATCTGGGCGTTTTTTTCCGGATCGTCGCACCGCTGTCAACGCCAATGATCGTGTATATGGCGCTCCTCAGTTTTACAGGCACATTCACGGATTTTATTTTCGCGAGACTGGTATTAAGCTCAACCGAGACGAAGACGCTTGCTGTCGGGCTGTACGATATGATCACCACGAATTTCTCAAACGACTTTACGGTGTTCGCTGCTGGATGCGTACTGATCGCCATACCGATCACGCTCTTGTTTATGATCATGCAACGCTTTCTGGTGGATGGTTTGACCGCAGGAGGCGAAAAGGGCTGA
- a CDS encoding GntR family transcriptional regulator, with product MTQQPDRLVKETTTMAVYKRLFDYVMSGQFEPGIWIRERQLKEMLGVSSTPIREALRMLVQEQVLELVPHHGVRIKEYSTKEIQDYYELRAELEGLAAEMAAERGSRLMFGKMEEILRQHRTFETERSDEAIELNNQFHDLIVEASGNLSLRNTLQHLRVGINWIQVMAWSRNKDRHFSTFHQHEGILDALMARNPKLARSRMQEHVWDSIKLIIEPPGTLQVAGELRKS from the coding sequence ATGACGCAGCAGCCCGACAGGCTAGTTAAAGAAACAACAACCATGGCCGTCTATAAAAGATTGTTTGACTACGTAATGAGCGGCCAGTTTGAACCGGGCATATGGATCAGGGAGCGCCAGCTCAAGGAGATGCTTGGTGTCAGCAGCACACCGATCAGGGAAGCGCTGAGAATGCTTGTACAGGAGCAGGTGCTTGAATTGGTCCCCCATCACGGCGTCCGTATCAAAGAATACTCTACTAAAGAAATTCAGGATTATTACGAGCTTCGCGCCGAGCTTGAGGGCCTGGCTGCGGAGATGGCGGCCGAGCGGGGAAGTAGGCTTATGTTCGGCAAGATGGAGGAGATTCTACGCCAGCACCGGACATTTGAGACGGAACGCTCCGATGAAGCGATTGAGCTAAATAACCAGTTCCATGATCTCATCGTGGAGGCCAGCGGAAATCTCTCATTAAGAAATACGCTGCAGCATTTAAGAGTGGGGATTAACTGGATTCAAGTCATGGCATGGAGCCGCAATAAGGACCGGCATTTCAGCACTTTCCATCAGCACGAGGGCATTCTGGATGCATTGATGGCCCGGAACCCGAAGCTGGCCCGTTCCCGGATGCAGGAGCATGTTTGGGATTCCATTAAACTCATCATAGAGCCGCCAGGCACGCTGCAAGTGGCAGGAGAACTTCGAAAAAGTTAA
- a CDS encoding FAD-dependent monooxygenase, translated as METPKNEVKTDVCIVGAGPAGMLLGLLLAKQGINVIVLEKNADFHREYRGEITQPRFVQMMKQLNLLDYIESQDHVKINEVVVFHDHKEIMQLSFDTLIDEESYCARLTQPTMLAALLEKARRYPNFKLLFNTKVKDLIKDGDKIIGVHAVRTAGDSTNAEELAEEGDFDIRAAVTVAVDGRNSTMEKLAGFELDLDYYVNDLLWFSFEKPESWDYNIYHFYFQKNYNYLFLPKLGGLIQCGISLTRGEFQKIKEEGIEAFKSRILEDLPILKPYVEPMEDFKSFVLLLCKMRYVKDWAKDGCLLIGDAAHCVTPWGAVGSTLAMGTAIIAADVIYKGFRTGDLSLETLKQVQARRKDEVKMIQNLQVTLERFLTREPFKKDLAPHIFSICTKLPDITDTYKRLYTREKPLDIDPSFIFAD; from the coding sequence ATGGAGACGCCCAAGAACGAAGTGAAGACAGACGTATGCATCGTTGGAGCCGGCCCTGCCGGAATGCTGCTCGGCTTGTTGCTTGCTAAACAGGGAATTAACGTGATCGTACTGGAGAAGAATGCAGACTTTCACAGGGAATATCGCGGAGAAATTACCCAGCCGCGTTTTGTCCAGATGATGAAGCAGCTCAACCTGCTTGACTATATCGAAAGCCAAGACCATGTAAAGATCAATGAAGTGGTTGTATTCCATGATCATAAGGAAATCATGCAGCTTTCCTTTGATACCTTAATTGACGAGGAAAGCTACTGTGCCAGACTGACCCAGCCGACGATGCTTGCAGCCCTTTTGGAGAAGGCCCGGCGCTACCCGAATTTTAAGCTGCTGTTCAATACGAAAGTGAAAGACCTGATTAAAGACGGCGACAAAATCATCGGCGTTCATGCGGTGAGAACAGCAGGGGATTCTACAAACGCGGAGGAGCTGGCAGAGGAAGGAGATTTCGATATCCGCGCGGCGGTTACGGTAGCTGTGGACGGACGGAACTCAACGATGGAAAAACTCGCCGGCTTCGAACTGGACCTCGACTATTATGTGAATGACCTGCTGTGGTTCTCTTTTGAGAAACCGGAGTCATGGGACTATAACATATACCACTTCTACTTCCAGAAAAACTACAATTATCTCTTCCTGCCCAAGCTGGGCGGACTCATCCAATGCGGAATTTCGCTCACAAGGGGCGAGTTTCAGAAAATCAAGGAGGAAGGAATCGAAGCCTTCAAAAGCCGGATTCTCGAAGACCTGCCCATTCTTAAACCTTATGTCGAGCCGATGGAAGACTTCAAGTCCTTTGTTCTGTTGTTATGCAAAATGCGGTATGTCAAGGATTGGGCCAAAGACGGCTGCCTGCTGATCGGCGATGCCGCCCACTGCGTCACTCCCTGGGGAGCGGTTGGCAGCACACTAGCGATGGGGACTGCAATTATTGCGGCGGATGTTATTTATAAAGGGTTCCGTACCGGCGATCTGTCGCTTGAAACGCTGAAGCAGGTTCAGGCCAGACGCAAGGATGAGGTGAAGATGATCCAGAATCTTCAGGTAACCCTCGAAAGATTCCTGACCCGGGAGCCTTTCAAGAAGGATCTGGCCCCTCATATTTTCAGTATTTGTACCAAGCTCCCGGACATCACGGACACGTACAAGCGCCTTTATACGCGAGAGAAGCCGCTCGACATTGATCCATCGTTTATATTTGCCGATTAA
- a CDS encoding DUF3891 family protein, with amino-acid sequence MFITKYDGHLHIVNQYDHSVQAGQVARRWGNESFRRPDHFESMCLAVEKHDIGWVESDTKVLFNSETGQPVPFLSVNLLQHVEFYGKGYEQVRDEDLYAGLLVGMHWIGLYTNRFGYDPSFTFKIPGELAPFINENTIKQQKEWVDLKMALWNRAEQRSLFEDNLWMNYELVQVMDRLSQYVSMLTPDTKEQWTIGPVRRTLGSEGEMITVQGQGDGSVAVDPFPFDSVVETTVLRRKIPDARYRSHKEVYEVMEKAETEQIVWKLVPAKG; translated from the coding sequence ATGTTCATTACAAAATATGATGGGCATCTGCACATTGTCAATCAATACGATCACTCCGTTCAGGCCGGACAGGTTGCGCGCCGCTGGGGAAATGAGAGTTTCCGGCGTCCGGATCATTTTGAGTCGATGTGTCTGGCCGTAGAGAAGCATGATATCGGCTGGGTTGAATCGGATACGAAGGTGCTGTTCAATTCGGAAACGGGACAACCCGTTCCTTTTCTAAGCGTCAATCTGTTGCAGCATGTCGAGTTTTACGGCAAGGGATATGAGCAAGTCAGGGATGAGGACCTGTATGCCGGACTGCTTGTAGGCATGCACTGGATCGGTCTGTACACCAACCGGTTCGGGTATGATCCGTCGTTTACATTCAAAATTCCAGGCGAACTGGCTCCGTTTATTAACGAGAATACGATCAAACAGCAGAAGGAATGGGTCGATCTGAAGATGGCCCTATGGAACCGGGCGGAGCAAAGAAGCCTGTTTGAAGATAACCTGTGGATGAACTATGAGCTTGTGCAGGTAATGGATCGTTTGTCCCAGTATGTATCCATGCTTACGCCGGACACGAAGGAGCAGTGGACCATTGGTCCGGTTCGCCGGACGCTTGGGTCTGAAGGCGAAATGATTACGGTTCAGGGGCAGGGGGACGGCAGCGTTGCCGTCGATCCGTTCCCGTTCGATTCGGTGGTAGAAACGACCGTGCTGCGGCGCAAAATTCCCGATGCCCGCTACCGTTCACATAAGGAAGTCTATGAAGTTATGGAGAAGGCCGAGACCGAGCAGATCGTCTGGAAGCTGGTTCCGGCAAAAGGTTGA
- a CDS encoding DsrE family protein: protein MAKILIHLTHGPEAPTQADRAFLIAKTAIQEGHFVSMFLAGSAVQLLRDDILDSVIGVGDGVTKVRESYDAIVGGGGVIYLSRISCGARGMTEKELSGKQIELAEPNVLVRLTVDHDRVITYG from the coding sequence ATGGCCAAAATTTTAATTCATCTTACTCATGGACCTGAAGCGCCAACTCAGGCCGACCGCGCGTTTCTTATCGCCAAAACCGCCATTCAGGAAGGGCATTTCGTCTCCATGTTTCTTGCGGGGAGCGCCGTACAGCTTCTGCGCGACGACATCCTGGACAGCGTAATCGGAGTGGGAGACGGCGTGACGAAAGTCCGCGAATCCTATGATGCGATTGTCGGAGGCGGGGGGGTTATTTATCTCTCCCGAATATCCTGCGGCGCGCGGGGTATGACGGAGAAGGAACTAAGCGGCAAGCAGATCGAGCTTGCGGAACCGAACGTGTTGGTGCGTCTGACCGTCGATCATGACCGGGTTATTACCTACGGATAA
- a CDS encoding isochorismatase family protein, which produces MARIWDNYLDERDKRVYAQAGLGHTMGIGSRPALVIVDVQYGFTGDSPESIEASIQKYPTSCGESSWAAIARIKELLAASRQAGIPVFFTIIEGSKSAPNDRIAIKGNIFDHPELLEGAKGAQVVKELEPQYGEIVISKKKPSAFFGTPLMSYLTARHVDSVIVTGCTTSGCVRASVIDAFSYNFKVIVPEECVFDRGIASHAINLFDMQQKYADVVPVAEVIAELKPLSV; this is translated from the coding sequence ATGGCAAGAATCTGGGACAACTATCTGGATGAACGCGACAAGAGGGTATATGCGCAGGCCGGTCTTGGCCACACGATGGGGATCGGCAGCCGTCCGGCCCTGGTCATTGTGGATGTGCAATACGGATTCACAGGCGATTCGCCGGAGAGTATCGAGGCATCCATTCAGAAATATCCGACAAGCTGCGGCGAGAGCAGTTGGGCAGCGATTGCACGCATCAAGGAATTGCTGGCGGCTTCAAGGCAAGCCGGGATTCCAGTGTTCTTCACCATTATTGAAGGGAGCAAGTCCGCTCCGAATGACCGGATTGCCATTAAGGGCAACATTTTCGATCACCCCGAGCTTCTTGAAGGCGCAAAGGGAGCGCAAGTGGTCAAGGAGCTTGAACCGCAATACGGCGAAATCGTCATCTCCAAAAAGAAGCCGAGCGCGTTCTTCGGAACGCCGCTGATGTCGTATTTGACGGCGCGCCATGTCGATTCAGTCATTGTGACAGGTTGTACAACAAGCGGCTGTGTGCGCGCTTCCGTCATTGATGCGTTCTCTTACAATTTTAAAGTCATTGTGCCAGAGGAATGCGTGTTTGACCGCGGCATTGCCTCCCATGCGATCAATCTTTTCGATATGCAGCAGAAATATGCGGATGTCGTGCCGGTAGCCGAAGTAATCGCGGAACTGAAACCATTAAGCGTTTAA
- a CDS encoding SRPBCC family protein has product MEVQGQVKVKAGKEAVWKALNDPDVLKKATPGCNSITETEPDTYKADITIGIAAVRGSYEAEIKILDKDEPENYRLVMKANSPAGFIEGDARVELQAESDSVTIIKYDGTAQVGGLIAGVGQRILSGIGKLIVKDFFNKLAKEV; this is encoded by the coding sequence ATGGAGGTTCAGGGTCAAGTAAAGGTAAAGGCCGGTAAAGAAGCGGTGTGGAAAGCTCTTAACGATCCGGATGTTCTGAAAAAGGCCACACCGGGCTGCAATTCGATTACTGAGACGGAGCCGGATACGTACAAGGCCGATATTACGATCGGAATTGCGGCGGTGCGCGGCAGTTATGAAGCGGAGATTAAAATTCTCGACAAGGATGAGCCGGAGAATTACCGCCTTGTTATGAAGGCGAACAGTCCGGCCGGATTCATTGAAGGCGACGCCCGCGTTGAGCTTCAGGCCGAGAGCGATTCGGTAACGATTATCAAATATGACGGAACGGCCCAGGTGGGCGGTCTGATTGCAGGAGTGGGCCAGCGCATTCTGTCCGGGATCGGCAAGTTGATTGTGAAAGACTTCTTCAATAAGCTTGCGAAGGAAGTGTAG
- a CDS encoding FAD binding domain-containing protein has product MKPAAFDYYKPETLDEALSLLDEFGYDAKVLAGGQSLIPMMNMRLARPPVLIDINGVQGMTGIEVGESEIVIGGLTRHYMVEHSPEIQNSCPMLAEGIKLIGHSQIRSRGTIGGSIVHADPTAELPVMLTALGGKVTVVSSSDERELTPEELFLTYMTTTIEPNEIVKSVHFPVIAERTGHSIEEFTLRSGDFAIIIAAASVTLDEEGLIESAALCIGGVDGIPVKLEDVTDELIGEAPSEEIFAEKCAQIVDLVDPEKDIHASAEYRKDLCVALSRRVLKKAADRAKQA; this is encoded by the coding sequence ATGAAACCTGCGGCGTTCGATTATTATAAACCGGAAACATTGGATGAAGCCCTGTCGCTTCTGGACGAGTTCGGCTATGACGCCAAAGTTCTGGCGGGAGGCCAAAGCCTGATTCCGATGATGAATATGCGGCTGGCCAGGCCGCCGGTTCTGATTGATATTAACGGGGTTCAGGGAATGACCGGAATTGAAGTCGGCGAAAGCGAGATTGTGATCGGAGGGTTGACCCGTCATTACATGGTGGAGCACTCCCCCGAGATTCAGAATAGCTGTCCGATGCTTGCGGAAGGCATCAAGCTGATCGGGCATTCGCAGATTCGTTCCCGCGGAACGATTGGCGGCAGCATCGTTCATGCAGACCCTACGGCTGAGCTTCCGGTTATGCTGACAGCGCTGGGCGGGAAGGTCACCGTCGTATCGAGCAGCGATGAACGGGAGCTGACTCCGGAAGAACTGTTTCTTACCTATATGACGACGACGATTGAACCGAATGAAATTGTCAAATCCGTGCATTTTCCTGTAATCGCGGAACGGACAGGCCATTCGATCGAAGAGTTTACTTTGCGGAGCGGCGACTTCGCGATCATTATCGCCGCGGCTTCCGTTACGCTGGATGAGGAAGGCCTTATCGAGAGCGCTGCGCTCTGTATCGGCGGAGTGGACGGCATTCCGGTCAAGCTGGAGGATGTCACCGACGAATTGATCGGCGAGGCCCCGAGTGAAGAAATATTCGCGGAGAAATGCGCGCAGATCGTGGATCTGGTCGACCCGGAGAAAGACATTCACGCCAGCGCGGAGTACCGCAAGGATTTGTGCGTGGCGCTAAGCCGCCGTGTGTTAAAGAAAGCTGCGGACCGGGCGAAACAGGCCTGA
- a CDS encoding (2Fe-2S)-binding protein: MTEKTAESSRLKTITLKVNHKEYTVDVEPRMLLSDVLRDELRLTGTHVGCEHGVCGACTIMIDGRPVRSCLVFGVQADQANLVTVEGLESEDGELHPLQKGFWEKHGLQCGFCTPGMLMTACHLLEHNPHPSREEIREAISGNLCRCTGYQGIVDAVEYAAKEMRERAE; the protein is encoded by the coding sequence ATGACGGAAAAAACCGCGGAATCGAGCCGGTTGAAGACGATAACGTTGAAGGTCAACCATAAGGAATATACGGTCGATGTGGAGCCTCGCATGCTGTTGTCCGATGTCCTGCGTGACGAACTAAGGCTGACGGGAACGCATGTGGGCTGTGAGCACGGCGTATGCGGAGCCTGTACAATTATGATAGATGGCCGACCCGTCCGTTCCTGTCTCGTATTTGGCGTTCAGGCGGATCAGGCGAACTTAGTGACGGTTGAAGGCCTGGAAAGCGAGGACGGGGAGCTTCATCCGCTGCAGAAGGGATTCTGGGAGAAGCACGGACTGCAATGCGGATTTTGCACGCCGGGTATGCTGATGACAGCTTGTCACCTGCTTGAGCACAATCCGCACCCTAGCCGTGAAGAAATCCGCGAAGCGATCTCCGGCAACTTGTGCCGCTGCACAGGATACCAGGGAATTGTCGATGCGGTGGAATACGCGGCCAAAGAAATGAGGGAAAGGGCGGAGTGA
- a CDS encoding xanthine dehydrogenase family protein molybdopterin-binding subunit, with the protein MSIGASLKRLEDYNLLTGRGQYVGDLRFPDQCEAVIIRSPHAHAIIRSIDVEEARRLDGVLLILTASDLPGDLRPIPMRLSPDPILEKALQYPLAKDRVRYVGDPVALIVAKNRYMAEDAADFIKIEYDVLPPVTDAVQSLEPGAPLLHPDAGTNEMYLIHGKKGDAAERLKTCEHVLKEELYVQRHSGIPMETRGLLALCDEDERLTVYGAAKVVHFNHQLMARLLNKNIEEIRLIETDCGGGFGPRGEFYPEDYLIPFAAMRLKRPVRWIEDRLEHFKATNHSREQKHQVTVGFDGDGRIYALRDEIFFDQGGYIRTHGTTVPSLTQAMFPGPYDFSDIEIVTHLVLTNKTPVGTYRGPGRFEGTFVRERVIDMVAAHLKLDPTVVRERNYIRPEQMPYSNGLSALGQVIEYDSGNYAETLDYARKFMGWEQFAGKQARAREEGRFIGLGFASFVEKSGFGPWEFAEVEMRPDGRVICKTGLTEVGQGITTTLAQICSDQLGIPYEYVSVVHGDTDLVEKGNGSFATRGAVVGGSAAWHAAGLLKEKLLEVAAGQLAVPVDMLALKHGSVVYAEAEQVAMPLDELLQICSDRGITLCEKYTFHIEHMTYPYGCHAAEVELDPGTGALHILNYYIAYDLGKAINPMLVEGQLIGGMAQGLGGAIYEELKYDEIGQLVSGSFMDYLIPTSMEVPEVRAEILENYPSPLNPLGVKGAGEGGTVAVAPAIANAIVNALQEYAIPITSLPLRPEHIRKALKQMKPRTERRSAGPTG; encoded by the coding sequence ATGTCGATTGGCGCAAGTCTGAAACGGCTGGAGGATTACAATCTCTTAACGGGAAGAGGACAATATGTCGGAGATCTGCGATTTCCGGATCAATGCGAAGCCGTGATCATCCGATCTCCGCATGCGCATGCGATCATTCGTTCTATCGACGTAGAAGAAGCCCGGCGTTTGGACGGAGTTCTCCTGATTCTGACGGCGTCCGACCTGCCAGGCGACCTGCGCCCGATCCCGATGCGGCTGTCTCCGGACCCGATACTCGAAAAGGCTCTGCAATATCCGCTCGCGAAAGACCGCGTCCGATACGTCGGCGACCCGGTGGCTCTGATTGTCGCGAAGAATCGCTATATGGCCGAGGACGCTGCGGATTTCATCAAGATTGAATATGATGTGCTGCCTCCGGTTACGGATGCGGTTCAATCGCTAGAGCCGGGGGCGCCGCTCCTTCATCCGGATGCGGGTACGAATGAAATGTACCTGATCCATGGCAAGAAAGGGGACGCGGCAGAGCGGCTGAAGACATGCGAGCATGTGCTGAAAGAGGAACTATACGTACAGCGCCATTCCGGTATTCCGATGGAAACGAGGGGGCTTCTTGCGTTGTGCGACGAGGACGAGCGGCTGACGGTATACGGCGCTGCAAAGGTTGTCCATTTCAATCATCAACTGATGGCCCGTCTCCTCAATAAGAATATAGAAGAAATCCGGTTAATCGAAACGGATTGCGGCGGCGGATTCGGGCCTCGGGGCGAGTTCTATCCGGAAGACTATTTAATTCCGTTCGCCGCCATGCGGCTGAAGCGTCCGGTCAGATGGATCGAGGACCGCCTGGAGCACTTCAAAGCGACGAACCACTCCAGAGAACAGAAGCATCAGGTAACGGTCGGCTTTGACGGCGACGGACGGATTTATGCGCTGCGGGATGAAATCTTCTTTGATCAGGGCGGGTATATCCGCACGCATGGTACGACCGTGCCGTCTCTGACCCAGGCTATGTTCCCCGGGCCATACGATTTCAGCGACATTGAAATCGTAACGCATCTGGTATTGACCAACAAGACGCCGGTCGGAACGTACCGGGGGCCGGGACGGTTCGAGGGGACGTTTGTCCGCGAGCGGGTGATTGATATGGTCGCTGCACATTTGAAGCTGGACCCTACCGTTGTCAGGGAACGAAATTACATTCGTCCTGAACAGATGCCTTACAGCAACGGGCTGTCTGCTCTCGGCCAGGTGATTGAATATGACAGCGGAAACTATGCCGAAACGCTTGACTACGCCCGGAAGTTCATGGGCTGGGAACAGTTTGCCGGGAAGCAGGCCAGGGCCAGGGAGGAAGGGCGCTTTATTGGTCTAGGCTTTGCTTCCTTTGTGGAAAAGTCGGGCTTTGGCCCATGGGAATTTGCCGAGGTGGAGATGCGACCGGATGGCCGGGTGATTTGCAAGACCGGACTGACGGAAGTCGGTCAGGGGATTACAACGACGCTGGCGCAAATTTGCAGCGATCAGCTTGGCATTCCTTACGAATATGTCAGTGTCGTTCATGGCGATACCGATCTTGTGGAGAAGGGTAACGGTTCATTCGCGACCCGCGGAGCTGTTGTCGGCGGTTCGGCCGCGTGGCATGCCGCCGGATTGCTGAAGGAGAAGCTGCTAGAGGTTGCGGCCGGGCAGCTTGCGGTGCCGGTGGACATGCTCGCCCTCAAGCATGGGAGCGTGGTGTATGCCGAAGCGGAGCAGGTCGCCATGCCGCTGGATGAATTACTGCAAATTTGCTCGGATCGCGGCATTACGCTGTGTGAGAAATATACGTTTCATATTGAACATATGACTTACCCTTACGGCTGCCATGCGGCCGAGGTGGAGCTTGATCCCGGCACGGGGGCGCTGCATATATTGAACTACTATATTGCCTATGATCTCGGAAAGGCGATCAATCCGATGCTCGTGGAAGGCCAGCTCATTGGCGGAATGGCCCAGGGACTGGGAGGCGCCATTTACGAGGAACTGAAGTATGACGAAATCGGACAGCTTGTGTCCGGCAGCTTCATGGATTATCTGATTCCAACCTCGATGGAAGTTCCGGAGGTTCGTGCCGAGATTTTGGAGAACTATCCTTCACCGCTCAATCCGCTCGGAGTCAAAGGCGCGGGAGAAGGCGGAACGGTAGCCGTAGCTCCCGCGATTGCCAATGCCATCGTGAACGCGCTGCAGGAATACGCCATTCCGATAACCTCTCTCCCCCTTCGCCCCGAACACATTCGCAAGGCGTTGAAACAAATGAAGCCAAGGACGGAACGGCGGAGCGCTGGTCCGACCGGATGA